The DNA region TCAATTTCAATTTAAGCTATGATAATTGGAAAAAATAATTCTTATTGCCACTAAACTGATCTATCAATCGGAAAAGGGCTCAAAAGTCCTGTCTTTAAACAGTAATCGAGACCAACAGCAGcacaaacaaaaatgaaaacattCTCAGACACATAAATTGTGCCATCCTGGGAATGTGACAAGAAGCTTTCAAAGTTCAGTTCAAGAAGTGGTCCACCACTTAAGGTTCCCAAACCTGCATCACGATTCATATTGTAATGTCACAAATTCACAATAGAGCATTCAACTGAAggccaaaaaaagaaaagaaaaatgtagttgtaaattttcatttttcaacttACTTAACAAGATGGCAAGGTGAGGTGATTACCTTTAACAACGCCAAAAGCTGCTGCTACCCCTGTCTTAAGCTGAACATCATCCAAGTCTCTCCTTGTAGTGTATCGAAAAGTCACTCCAAACAATGCACAGCTTATGAAGTTGATTGCCAAAGTCAGAAGCAGCTGAGTTGGGTCGGTGACTTGAGCGTAGCATATGGGGAGCGCTGCAATGGTACCAACAAGGGCAGAAATAGATGCTGCTTTGACTGACTCCAATCTCTCTTGATCCCGATCAATTTCTTCACTTCCCATCCCCATGAATGCACTCCCATCTTTGGGGCCTCCCGCATTTAGCGACAGGGTGCGTTCTGCTTCCTCAACCAAGGCTTTTGCTTCTGATATTTCTCTTTGACATTCTGCAATCTTGCACTCTCTCAATTTTGATTAGCAATGATTCATGTACAAATCAAGCAATCAATTGAAATAAGTCAACGAGACAAGGTGAATTGCACAGCACCTTATCACAGGGTAGTACTTTTGATCAAGAGGAAATTGCTAAGAATGCATATGTACATCAGGGGAAAAGCCAAACCAAACAGGTTTATATATTACCTCAAAAGCCAACAAGGAAACACATAAATAAAATCCCTCAAGGCCATAGTGAATTTTGTCCCtatttccttcatcttcttgagaCTTGAAGGCATTAGCAACaaatacaacaacaacagaAGCCTTATCCCACTAGGTGAAGCCGGCTATATGGACACTACGCCATTAAGCTcgataaaaaatcaaattatgagGGATATTATTGACAATGATATCATTTTCACTTCTATCTAACTTGCGAGCCACTGACGACAGAAGCACTAAATGAGTTTGAATAAGATATCTGGCACGAGTTTACTTAATCCATGTTTGGGAATCCTTCTACatttgattctaaagtcaaaataaaTTCTGAGGATAATCACTTGAGTAGCCTCTAGGCGTCACGAGTCACAATTGATCAGCTAAGAGAAGTTAAGCCAAACTTGCTATATATCCCAAGGAGCTCCAACCAAATCtctttcaataaaacaaaagtAAATCTTCAATATAGGTTTTTTGGGCTCAGAATCTTACCCTATAccaaaaactaaaactaaactTTGAAGTTTATGTTAAATCAAAGTGTCATAAACATGGTATCTTTATTCTGTGATTTTTCTCTGTGCAGCGAAGTTTAAGCAAAATACAACTCAACTCTCAATTTTTCATCCAATGATTTTGACTGCTGAATGCTAATGAAGAAAAACAACAGAAAAGAAGTTACAAGGGTACCTCAGAAGCTTTGTTTTCAAGCTGGTCAATATAATCCTTGAACTGCTTGACAGCAAGTTCTTGTTGTTCAATCATTGCAAGTTGCGACTTAGCGATTTCAACCCTCTGCGAAGCTTTCTCTAACCCATCGAACAAAACCCTGTTCTCCTTTCTGCTCAAGAGCTCTTCAACTTGCGAGCCCACTATCCCAGACAGCGCGTCGTTGAGATTGTTGTTGCCGCTCACGTTCTTCTCCTCGTCGGAGCTCGTGGTGCAGCGGCATTTGAATGGTGGGAGTGGTTTTGATGCTCTGAAACTGAAAGGTTTCATCAACAGAGGAGATGAAACCTGAATGCGATTCATGATAATCATTTCGCACCTCTCGCACGGAAGAGAGTGAATTAGGCTATGGTTGTAAAATGAAGGGACAATATgctccaaacatgcacttatgtTAAAAataagggttaaatatgttttccgTCCCTAGACTTTTAGCGAGTGCTGgtttccgtccctcgccggagtaaaagCTGACTTTAGCCCTTGAACATAAGGAAAATAGCTGGTTTTCATCCCTGCTGGAGTGGTGGCGCTGACCACCGTGGCCACATGTCACGGGAAGCCTATGTGGCACATCAGTTAATGAACATAgctggattttttttcttttttttttcttaatctcAAATCACTAATAAGTAATAACGATAACTAAATCTTATCTAATCTaattcttaaattatttaatcttATTGTTTTTTGTAATGATGAACTTTTACATAAAAATTGTTCAAATTTTTTATCTCTTCCTCTTCAACCTCGTCTGcatctcatcttcttttttcttct from Lotus japonicus ecotype B-129 chromosome 2, LjGifu_v1.2 includes:
- the LOC130739140 gene encoding uncharacterized protein LOC130739140, producing the protein MIIMNRIQVSSPLLMKPFSFRASKPLPPFKCRCTTSSDEEKNVSGNNNLNDALSGIVGSQVEELLSRKENRVLFDGLEKASQRVEIAKSQLAMIEQQELAVKQFKDYIDQLENKASEIAECQREISEAKALVEEAERTLSLNAGGPKDGSAFMGMGSEEIDRDQERLESVKAASISALVGTIAALPICYAQVTDPTQLLLTLAINFISCALFGVTFRYTTRRDLDDVQLKTGVAAAFGVVKGLGTLSGGPLLELNFESFLSHSQDGTIYVSENVFIFVCAAVGLDYCLKTGLLSPFPIDRSV